The sequence below is a genomic window from Qipengyuania flava.
GGGCGTGTTCCTTACCATCCCGCGCGCAGAGGTGGACTGGAACCCCGGCGCATGGCTTTCCAACCGGCTCGAGATCGACAGCTTCGCCGCGCGCCGCGCAGCCATGGCGCGGGTGCCAGAGTTCCTGCCGAGCCAAGAAGACGGGCCGATCCTGCCCGGTTTCGACATCGCCATCGAGCGCCTCGAGATCGACGCCCTGACCCTTGCGCGCGGTATCGCCGGGGACCAGCCGCAACGTGTCGACCTCACTGGAAGCGCGGCTGTCGAAGACCGCCGCCTGATGCTGGACCTCGACGGGCGCTTCGGCGAGCGTGACCGGCTCGTCCTGCTGCTCGATGCGGAACCGGATGGCGATGCGTTCGACCTCTCGCTCGATCTCGATGCGGCGGGCGATGGCCCTGTAGCTGCGCTGGCGGGCCTCACCGGGCCGCACAGGGCGAGGCTGCGCGGCGAAGGGACATGGACGCGCTGGGACGGCGGCTTGCTGGTCCGGTCGGACGACACGCGGGTTGCTGCGCTCAAGCTGACGAACCGCGCCGGGCGGTTCGGTGCGCTCGGAACGCTCAACCCCTCGGACTTCCTGACCGGGCTTCCGGCGAGGGCTCTCGGAGAGCGGGTCGCGATCAAGGCCGACATGGCGATCGACGACCGGCGCTTCGATGGCGAGGCCTTCTTGGTCGGGCGCGGCTTGCGAGTGCAGACGGACGGGGTGGTCGACTTGGCTGCCAACCGCGCAGAGGCGCTCGATGTGGACGTGTTCGTGCGCGACCCCGCGCTGCTTGGTGACGGGGTGGCGCTGGAAAATACGCGTCTTACCGCCACCTTCGATGGCGCGTTTGACGCCTTGGACATCGCGCACACGCTGGACATCGGCACGCTCGATATCAGCGGCACCCAGCTCGTCGCGCTTAGCCAAGAGGGAACCGCAACCTACGACGGGACGCGGGCCAACGTGCCGCTCGATGTCTCGGTCGGCCGCATCGTGAGCGGCAACGCGCTGGTCGATCCCCGCCTTGTCGGGGGTCGCGCGCGCGGTACGCTGGTGCTCAACGGCTCGACCCTTCTGTCCGACGACCTGCGCATCGTGTTTCCGGCCGCAGCAGCCAATCTTGCGCTGCGCGGCAATCTTTCGAGCGGCGAATACCAGGTTCGCGGGCCCGTACGCGCTTCCGGGCTTGCGCTGGAAAATGTCGGCGCGCTTGGCGGGACGGCGCTGGTCGACTTTGCCTTTGCTCCGGGGCGTCCCTGGCGGCTGTCGGCCAATCTCGACGCGCAGGTGGCCCCGGTCACCAACGCAACACTCGCCAACCTCGCGGGCGATCCCATTCGCGTGCGCGGCGGTGTGGCGGTTGGCGGCTCTGCGCCGCTCGCGTTCAACGCGCTACGGGTCGATGCGAGCAAGGTGAGCTTGGCGCTGGATGGCGGCGTAAACGAGGGCGTGACCCAGGTCGCGGGCACCGGCCGTCACGTCGACTTCGGCGACTTCACCCTCGAAGCAAGCGTCAACGAGGCAGGACCCAGCGCAGCGCTCGTGTTCGTGCGGCCGGCTACCGGTCTTGAGGACGTCCGCTTGGCGATTGCACCGGAGGGTGACGGCTTCGCCATCGACACGGAGGGCCAGTCGCTGCTTGGTCCGTTCGCGGGCCGGCTCGACCTCGTGTCGCCCGAGGGCGGCCCGACGCGGATCGCGATCGAGACCCTGCGCGTCTCCGATACGCGTGTGACGGGCGGGGTGAACCTCGTCGAAGGGGGAGCGCAGGGCATGCTTGCGTTTGCCGGAGGCGGCGTTGACGGGACGCTCGGTCTCTCTCCCAATGCACGCGGGCAGGGTCTCATTATCGACCTTGTCGCCCGCAACGCGCGGTTCGGCGGATCGACGCCGCTCAGGATCGCCCGCGCCGATATCGACGCAACGGGTGTGATCGGGAGCGGGGTGACCCAGTTTTCCGGCTCCGGCACCGCCACTGGCCTGTCCTATGGAACCCTCTTCATCGGCCGCATGGCGGCGGAGGGATCGGTCGAGAACGGCAAGGGCCGCATCGACGCCTCGCTCTCGGGTCGCCGCAGCGGCCGCTTCGTG
It includes:
- a CDS encoding translocation/assembly module TamB domain-containing protein, with translation MVRRVGKWALIAVLGVLLLLGAALALLNTSLGERFLANRIAEQTLPNGLNIRIGRIEGNLYGAAVLHDVQLSDPKGVFLTIPRAEVDWNPGAWLSNRLEIDSFAARRAAMARVPEFLPSQEDGPILPGFDIAIERLEIDALTLARGIAGDQPQRVDLTGSAAVEDRRLMLDLDGRFGERDRLVLLLDAEPDGDAFDLSLDLDAAGDGPVAALAGLTGPHRARLRGEGTWTRWDGGLLVRSDDTRVAALKLTNRAGRFGALGTLNPSDFLTGLPARALGERVAIKADMAIDDRRFDGEAFLVGRGLRVQTDGVVDLAANRAEALDVDVFVRDPALLGDGVALENTRLTATFDGAFDALDIAHTLDIGTLDISGTQLVALSQEGTATYDGTRANVPLDVSVGRIVSGNALVDPRLVGGRARGTLVLNGSTLLSDDLRIVFPAAAANLALRGNLSSGEYQVRGPVRASGLALENVGALGGTALVDFAFAPGRPWRLSANLDAQVAPVTNATLANLAGDPIRVRGGVAVGGSAPLAFNALRVDASKVSLALDGGVNEGVTQVAGTGRHVDFGDFTLEASVNEAGPSAALVFVRPATGLEDVRLAIAPEGDGFAIDTEGQSLLGPFAGRLDLVSPEGGPTRIAIETLRVSDTRVTGGVNLVEGGAQGMLAFAGGGVDGTLGLSPNARGQGLIIDLVARNARFGGSTPLRIARADIDATGVIGSGVTQFSGSGTATGLSYGTLFIGRMAAEGSVENGKGRIDASLSGRRSGRFVLDTNALFAPGRIAVAAQGEFAGRRIVMPRRAVLTALEGGGWQLSPTQLSYGDGGVIASGRFGGGDLDFDFKLADMPLSLIDVVRADTGLGGTISGTVEYQTGAGRLPVSQAKVKIEGLTRSGLVLTSRPVDVSLVAQLTENDLEARALLRNEDIQRGRVQARITGLPQSGLLIDRLRAGALFAQLRYRGAAESLWRLAALDTFDITGPIAIAADATGTLENPRVRGSLSGEDLQLRSSLSGTDIRDIALSGQFRGSRLQLTRFAGTTVNGGSVSGSGIVDLRTLGEAVEGRVLEIRGPTLDLRVSARNARLLETGGLSATITGPLRIVSDGLGGTIAGRLQVDRASWRLGTAADDFRLPRIATREVNAPASRAPRAAPARPWRYLIDARADSRIDVDGMGLDSEWSADILLRGTTDDPRIGGEAEVVRGDYTFAGTRFELTRGEIEFDASVPIDPRLDILAETERDGLTVEVTVRGSATQPEIAFSSTPSLPEEELLARLLFGGSVTSLSATDALQLGAAVASLRGGGGMDPINQLRTAIGLDRLRIVSADPALGRGTGVALGKNFGRRFYAEIITDGRGYSATEVEFRVTSWLSLLGAVSTVGRESVVAEISRDY